Proteins from one Microcoleus sp. bin38.metabat.b11b12b14.051 genomic window:
- a CDS encoding Photosystem I reaction center subunit PsaK — protein sequence MINSNLLAVVESAVTDTALGNWQKPLVMFVCNILALLVLSRRIWYPHVGPKMPLPFPALFNNVSVPAFLACMSAGHLLGTIAILTLGVDNYF from the coding sequence ATGATTAACTCAAATTTACTGGCAGTAGTGGAGTCGGCTGTGACTGACACAGCGTTAGGAAATTGGCAAAAGCCGCTAGTGATGTTTGTTTGCAATATTTTAGCGTTGCTAGTTCTGAGCCGCAGAATTTGGTATCCCCACGTCGGGCCGAAAATGCCTTTGCCTTTTCCGGCTTTGTTCAACAATGTTAGCGTACCGGCATTTCTGGCTTGCATGAGCGCGGGTCATTTGCTGGGAACGATCGCGATTTTGACGCTCGGTGTTGACAATTATTTTTAG